From a region of the Corallococcus coralloides DSM 2259 genome:
- the brxD gene encoding BREX system ATP-binding protein BrxD, with product MAVVPESAAIVNALRSGLVPNVGLEHFATGLDALVGAVNEDLDFVAGGKGLSKWIRGEYGTGKTFAARYLCAKARERKFASSEVQISINDTPLHHLETVYRRLIEKLETAADGPNAFQAIVEGWLYQVGDEVTRLRGISEDDPGFADATEQRLEDKLADLSKRNPAFAQVLRAYHRATHEGDFATAQGLLAWLAGQPHTDRSVLAAAGVKGKVDGQASLTFLAGLLQLLRQSGYAGLVVVLDEVETVQRMNTQTREKSLNALRQLMDMLAKEELPGLYLVVTGTRDFFEGYKGLKALAPLYQRVQVNFSEDSRFDNLKAPQVRLTPFMDDRLLTVGARIRNLYPAKNPARLTERVSDAFLQGLVTQVTAGFGGKVALAPRMFLRELIDVMDRVDIHEAYDPREHYKLELDDGKLTAEELAAKHGRPVEEPPEEPEEPTSNDSEGPPPAPARKRLDG from the coding sequence ATGGCTGTCGTCCCTGAATCAGCAGCCATCGTGAATGCGCTCCGCAGCGGCCTCGTGCCGAATGTGGGGCTCGAACACTTCGCGACCGGCCTCGACGCGCTCGTTGGGGCGGTCAACGAGGACCTCGACTTCGTCGCCGGCGGCAAGGGCCTGTCGAAGTGGATTCGCGGCGAGTACGGCACCGGCAAGACCTTCGCCGCGCGCTACCTGTGCGCGAAGGCGCGCGAGCGGAAGTTCGCATCTTCAGAGGTACAGATCTCGATCAACGATACACCGCTCCATCACCTGGAGACGGTGTACCGGCGCCTCATCGAGAAGCTCGAGACAGCAGCCGACGGGCCCAACGCGTTCCAAGCCATCGTCGAGGGGTGGCTCTATCAGGTCGGCGACGAGGTCACGCGCCTGCGCGGTATCAGCGAGGACGACCCTGGCTTCGCCGACGCGACCGAGCAGCGGCTCGAGGACAAGCTCGCCGACCTCTCGAAGCGTAACCCCGCCTTCGCGCAGGTGCTCCGCGCTTACCATCGAGCAACGCACGAGGGCGACTTCGCCACCGCACAGGGCCTGCTCGCGTGGCTCGCAGGGCAGCCGCACACGGATCGCTCCGTGCTCGCAGCGGCGGGCGTGAAGGGCAAGGTCGATGGCCAGGCGTCGCTGACGTTCCTGGCCGGGCTGCTCCAGTTGCTCCGGCAGTCGGGCTACGCCGGGCTCGTCGTCGTCCTCGACGAGGTCGAGACCGTGCAGCGCATGAACACGCAGACGCGCGAGAAGTCGCTAAATGCGCTCCGGCAGCTCATGGACATGCTCGCGAAGGAAGAGCTGCCCGGGCTGTACCTGGTGGTGACGGGCACGCGCGACTTCTTCGAGGGCTACAAGGGATTGAAGGCGCTCGCGCCGCTGTACCAGCGCGTGCAGGTGAACTTCTCTGAGGACTCTCGCTTCGACAACCTGAAGGCTCCGCAGGTGCGGCTCACGCCGTTCATGGACGACCGCCTGCTCACGGTAGGCGCTCGCATCCGCAACTTGTACCCCGCGAAGAATCCGGCGCGCCTCACCGAGCGCGTCAGCGACGCGTTTCTCCAGGGGCTCGTGACGCAGGTCACGGCGGGCTTCGGCGGCAAGGTGGCGCTGGCGCCGCGCATGTTCCTCCGCGAGCTGATCGACGTGATGGACCGCGTCGACATCCACGAGGCCTACGATCCGCGCGAGCACTACAAGCTCGAGCTCGACGACGGAAAGCTCACCGCCGAGGAGCTCGCCGCCAAGCACGGGCGCCCCGTCGAAGAGCCGCCCGAGGAGCCCGAAGAGCCGACTTCAAACGACAGCGAGGGACCGCCCCCGGCTCCGGCGCGGAAACGGCTGGACGGGTAG
- the pglZ gene encoding BREX-2 system phosphatase PglZ yields the protein MSAAQLLLRRLLEQSGGASETGYLLVIDGEGLENLPDQMPTPKGSYGVHRISSELGLRHLLWKAKGAPLIAVMPEDVARRIQNAPDLLRRARNQRVHALSVNDVLEVVLGVRVVGADAPYMQQLALENVERLGFAMSHRTLPTVVDRRLLTELLVDVSVGEQVRTRSPAQLLAAWVQEPPRWSPNISQLVRDAMPSLHGDEGRLLAWALAEPEKRLRDLVVYGAVLTVEAAELPKPAWGPLWRAATEPPLEMDRRILRRTVARLAEETLALLGDAAGDLLAGADRVGRESLTPTQLQTSRVLPLAFSDRCHELAQQAASGKAISAADITWLSNHRAARMHRGDLAVLESMARISRYLNQPFSPKLDLLEQVRDYQRGGAFVDLAMMQLRRALASSVHYHAEANKLLAACRERRDRENRHFAETLSGGYEAALHREGLTPLHRLWKRTVAPVWQHEPDARLFLVVLDGCSYPVFLELLYALAQDSSFPLGIKPDASGLVAGLPALSPLPTITSHARGAIFLGELPNDPLISETVFRDQDEAKTDKARFNQNAALGSRNRRLFLKGDLTDGGQELLSALEDESLSVVGVVFNAVDDQIGSSNTGATVKISPEDITAFKPALRVALKAKRRVLITADHGHSLFVDKSLRSGNGKTPRYTALGKHEPVPEGFIEINIAGLGGPPERRAFAWRSGAYLGGSQVGFHGGCGLEEVVVPLAWLERDGLHADEPAWWYGRGALAEVTTEVKPVQPPIVTPLPSDEVPAKPKAQLSLFNPADKADSLPIPKELLAKLSLDEKSILVLLRETGSARASELAERLKKNPGRLNGLMRSLRRTLHEGGHVLFSDEVLPSGETMYRYQPKEGR from the coding sequence GTGAGCGCTGCCCAGCTCCTTCTCCGTCGGCTCCTCGAGCAATCTGGTGGTGCCAGCGAGACGGGCTACCTGCTCGTGATCGACGGCGAAGGGCTCGAGAACCTGCCGGACCAGATGCCGACGCCGAAGGGCTCCTACGGCGTGCATCGAATCTCGTCCGAGCTCGGACTTCGGCACTTGTTGTGGAAGGCGAAAGGAGCGCCGCTCATCGCCGTGATGCCCGAGGACGTGGCGAGGCGTATCCAGAACGCCCCGGACTTGCTGCGGCGCGCGCGCAATCAGCGCGTCCACGCGCTCTCGGTGAACGACGTGCTCGAGGTCGTACTCGGCGTGCGAGTGGTCGGCGCCGACGCGCCCTACATGCAACAGCTCGCGCTCGAGAACGTCGAACGCCTGGGCTTCGCGATGAGCCACCGCACGCTGCCCACGGTGGTCGACCGCCGGCTGCTTACGGAGCTGCTCGTCGACGTGAGCGTGGGCGAGCAGGTGCGGACGCGCAGCCCCGCGCAGCTTCTGGCCGCCTGGGTACAGGAGCCGCCACGCTGGTCGCCGAACATCAGCCAGCTCGTGCGTGACGCGATGCCCTCACTTCATGGCGACGAGGGGCGCCTTCTCGCATGGGCGCTCGCCGAGCCCGAGAAGCGCCTGCGCGATCTCGTTGTCTACGGCGCGGTCCTCACAGTCGAAGCCGCCGAGCTGCCGAAGCCCGCGTGGGGCCCGCTTTGGAGGGCAGCCACCGAGCCGCCGCTCGAGATGGACCGGCGCATTCTTCGGCGCACCGTCGCGCGACTCGCGGAGGAGACGCTGGCGCTCCTGGGCGACGCGGCGGGTGACCTTCTCGCCGGCGCTGATCGCGTCGGGCGCGAGAGCCTCACGCCCACCCAGCTCCAAACCAGTCGCGTGCTTCCGCTCGCATTCTCTGACCGCTGTCACGAACTCGCGCAGCAGGCGGCCAGCGGGAAAGCGATCAGCGCAGCCGACATCACGTGGCTGTCGAACCACCGCGCGGCGCGCATGCATCGCGGCGACCTCGCGGTGCTCGAGTCGATGGCGCGCATCTCGCGCTACCTCAACCAGCCCTTCAGCCCGAAGCTCGACCTGCTTGAGCAGGTGCGCGACTACCAGCGGGGTGGTGCGTTCGTCGACCTGGCGATGATGCAACTGCGCCGCGCGCTCGCGAGCAGCGTCCACTACCACGCCGAGGCCAACAAGCTGCTCGCCGCGTGCCGTGAGCGCCGCGACCGCGAGAACCGCCACTTCGCCGAGACACTCTCCGGCGGTTACGAGGCCGCGCTCCACCGCGAGGGGCTCACGCCGCTGCACCGACTCTGGAAGCGCACAGTCGCGCCCGTGTGGCAGCATGAGCCCGACGCGCGCCTCTTCCTCGTCGTGCTCGACGGCTGCAGTTACCCGGTGTTCCTCGAGTTGCTCTACGCGCTCGCGCAGGACAGCTCGTTCCCACTCGGCATCAAGCCCGACGCAAGTGGGCTCGTCGCAGGCCTTCCGGCGCTCTCGCCGCTGCCGACCATCACGAGCCACGCACGCGGCGCCATCTTCCTCGGCGAGCTGCCGAACGACCCGCTCATCTCCGAGACCGTGTTCAGGGACCAGGACGAGGCGAAGACCGACAAAGCGCGCTTCAACCAAAACGCCGCGCTAGGCAGCCGCAATCGGCGTCTCTTCCTCAAGGGGGACCTGACCGACGGCGGCCAGGAGCTTCTTTCCGCACTTGAGGACGAGTCGCTCTCGGTGGTCGGCGTCGTGTTCAACGCGGTCGACGACCAGATCGGTTCGTCGAATACGGGCGCGACAGTGAAGATCTCGCCGGAGGACATCACCGCCTTCAAGCCCGCCCTGCGAGTGGCGCTCAAGGCGAAGCGGCGCGTGCTCATCACTGCCGACCACGGCCACAGCCTCTTCGTCGACAAGTCGCTCCGCTCCGGTAACGGCAAGACGCCAAGATACACCGCGCTCGGCAAGCACGAACCGGTGCCCGAGGGCTTCATCGAGATCAACATCGCCGGGCTCGGCGGACCGCCCGAGCGGCGCGCCTTTGCCTGGCGTTCGGGCGCCTATCTCGGCGGGTCGCAGGTCGGATTCCACGGCGGCTGTGGGCTCGAAGAGGTGGTCGTCCCGCTTGCGTGGCTGGAGCGCGATGGCCTCCATGCCGACGAGCCCGCGTGGTGGTACGGACGCGGTGCGCTCGCCGAGGTCACCACCGAGGTGAAGCCGGTACAGCCGCCGATCGTGACGCCGCTGCCGTCGGACGAAGTCCCCGCGAAGCCGAAGGCGCAGCTCTCGCTGTTCAACCCGGCCGACAAGGCGGACTCGCTGCCCATCCCCAAGGAGTTGCTCGCGAAGCTCAGCCTCGACGAGAAGAGCATCCTCGTGCTCCTGCGCGAGACCGGCTCTGCCCGGGCGAGCGAGCTGGCCGAGCGTCTCAAGAAGAACCCGGGCCGTCTCAACGGACTCATGCGGTCGCTGCGCCGGACCCTCCACGAGGGGGGCCACGTTCTCTTCAGCGATGAAGTCCTGCCGAGTGGGGAGACCATGTACCGCTACCAGCCGAAGGAGGGACGCTGA